Proteins from one Hydrogenivirga caldilitoris genomic window:
- a CDS encoding NAD(P)/FAD-dependent oxidoreductase codes for MYKVVIVGGGPAGISASIYAARKKLNFLLVTEAVGGQVLTSGEIENFLGYSEIDGVQLVEKMMEHMKHFEIEPLLDRVVEVRKEGHGFSLKTMSGKEISSQTLLLCTGSDHRRLNVPGESEYTGRGVSYCYTCDAPFFKGARVVVVGGGNAGFEAAEQLINYAEEVYIVEVTDSVRADEVLKDKVLSSPKVKLLLKHAVKEVKGDGARVTGVVMESLTDGKVYELPVEGVFVEIGLVPRTELAEQLGILRNERGEIVVDCNNRTSERGVYAAGDCTSIFAKQIITAAGEGAKALLSLYHDITYST; via the coding sequence ATGTATAAAGTTGTAATAGTCGGAGGCGGTCCCGCAGGTATATCCGCATCCATATACGCTGCAAGAAAGAAACTGAACTTCCTCCTTGTCACAGAGGCTGTGGGTGGGCAGGTCCTCACTTCTGGGGAGATAGAAAACTTCCTTGGTTATTCGGAGATAGACGGTGTTCAGCTTGTAGAGAAGATGATGGAGCATATGAAACACTTTGAGATAGAACCCCTCCTGGACAGGGTTGTTGAGGTGAGAAAGGAAGGGCATGGCTTTTCACTTAAAACTATGTCAGGAAAGGAGATAAGTTCACAGACACTCTTACTTTGCACCGGTTCAGACCACAGACGACTTAACGTTCCCGGAGAGTCCGAGTATACAGGTCGCGGGGTTTCTTACTGTTACACCTGTGATGCACCCTTCTTCAAGGGAGCAAGGGTCGTGGTTGTTGGGGGTGGTAACGCAGGGTTTGAGGCGGCTGAACAGCTTATAAACTACGCTGAAGAGGTGTACATAGTTGAGGTAACAGATAGCGTGCGAGCCGATGAGGTTCTAAAGGACAAGGTTCTCTCCTCTCCAAAGGTTAAACTCCTTCTGAAACATGCAGTTAAAGAGGTAAAGGGAGATGGAGCGAGGGTTACAGGTGTTGTTATGGAAAGCTTGACCGATGGAAAGGTTTATGAACTTCCCGTTGAAGGGGTTTTTGTTGAGATCGGTCTTGTCCCCAGGACTGAGCTTGCAGAGCAGCTCGGTATACTGAGAAACGAGAGGGGTGAGATAGTGGTAGATTGTAACAACAGAACTTCAGAGCGGGGAGTTTACGCTGCTGGCGATTGCACAAGTATATTTGCCAAACAGATAATAACCGCCGCCGGGGAAGGGGCAAAGGCACTCCTCTCCCTGTACCATGACATAACCTACTCTACCTGA
- a CDS encoding heat shock protein transcriptional repressor HspR produces MKKKGLYTIGVVARMYDIHPQTLRLYEREGLLKPSRTEGNTRLYSEEDLERLEFILFLTRELGVNLAGVDIILNMKEQLEELQKQIDQLFEFIQTELSKVYEGEDLRKAIVSVPKRKVMKLDDIIPSKKAGR; encoded by the coding sequence ATGAAAAAGAAGGGACTTTACACTATAGGTGTTGTTGCAAGAATGTATGATATACACCCTCAGACTCTCAGGCTTTATGAAAGAGAGGGGCTTTTAAAACCCTCAAGAACTGAGGGGAATACACGCCTTTACTCCGAAGAGGACCTGGAGAGACTTGAGTTTATCCTATTCCTCACAAGGGAGCTCGGTGTGAACCTTGCAGGTGTTGACATAATACTCAATATGAAAGAGCAGCTTGAGGAGCTACAGAAGCAGATAGACCAACTCTTTGAGTTCATACAGACAGAACTTTCAAAGGTTTATGAGGGTGAAGACCTCCGTAAGGCTATAGTGAGCGTTCCTAAAAGGAAGGTTATGAAGCTGGACGATATCATACCCTCCAAGAAAGCGGGCAGGTAA
- the truB gene encoding tRNA pseudouridine(55) synthase TruB, which yields MRDGLLVINKPRGITSTRVVEKVKKKLKAKVGHTGTLDPLATGVLVLLVGKATRFSWLFVEMDKTYRVTALLGFSTDTYDVEGKILKTAEVSVDCGEVKRALEDFRGEIEQLPPPFSAKKVEGKRAYRLARKGIQPQLKPVKVKVYELSMERCEPPELELKMVVSSGTYVRTLIHDLGQRLGVGAVVKELVRESVGPFSLQESVGLEEFLSSSDPWSYVLSMEEAFYFLPKISLDFFTGKRILNGNPVLIKNKVQDGYVTIYIDSLFVGIGSVKSAILKPERLVLPEGSQT from the coding sequence ATGAGGGATGGACTTCTTGTAATAAATAAACCAAGAGGGATAACCTCCACCAGAGTAGTTGAAAAGGTGAAGAAGAAGCTCAAAGCAAAGGTGGGTCATACAGGTACCCTTGACCCCTTAGCTACGGGTGTTCTTGTGCTACTTGTAGGGAAAGCTACCCGTTTTTCCTGGCTCTTTGTGGAGATGGATAAAACTTACAGGGTAACAGCGCTCTTAGGATTCAGCACGGACACCTACGATGTTGAGGGGAAAATTTTAAAAACCGCCGAGGTTTCTGTAGATTGTGGTGAGGTTAAAAGAGCCCTTGAAGACTTCAGGGGAGAGATAGAGCAGTTGCCACCTCCCTTCTCGGCAAAAAAGGTGGAGGGGAAGAGAGCCTACAGGCTTGCGAGAAAGGGGATTCAACCTCAGTTAAAACCTGTAAAGGTTAAAGTATACGAGCTGAGTATGGAGAGGTGTGAACCTCCTGAGCTTGAACTGAAGATGGTTGTATCTTCCGGCACTTACGTAAGAACTCTTATCCACGACCTCGGTCAGAGACTTGGTGTAGGAGCTGTAGTTAAGGAGCTTGTGAGAGAATCTGTTGGTCCCTTCTCACTTCAGGAAAGTGTGGGTCTTGAAGAATTCCTTAGCTCCTCTGACCCCTGGAGTTATGTACTTTCTATGGAAGAAGCCTTCTATTTTCTGCCCAAGATAAGCCTTGACTTCTTTACCGGAAAAAGGATTCTTAACGGGAATCCTGTCCTCATAAAGAACAAGGTGCAGGACGGTTATGTTACCATTTACATTGATAGCCTCTTCGTTGGGATAGGGAGCGTTAAGAGCGCCATCTTGAAACCGGAGAGGCTGGTCTTGCCCGAGGGCTCACAAACTTGA
- the dnaJ gene encoding molecular chaperone DnaJ, with the protein MPSTKKDYYEILGVPKNASQEEIKKAFRKLARKYHPDINKSPEAEEKFKEINEAYQVLSDPEKRKLYDKYGHAAFEGMGAQEQVYQNIPSIDELLNEIFGGGGFGDFFDTIFERATRGKRRAGHRPVRGDDIYRTVEVSLEEAFNGTTVNVDVEREVECPSCKGMGYDQSKGVRTCPTCGGSGQVVQRQFFMTIAQTCPTCYGEGVVYELCKECNGRGTVRKTESIKVRIPPGVDTGSKLLVEGKGHAGRFGGPPGNLYIQVRVRPHKMFERRGDDLYIDVNVTFPEAVLGTEIEVPTISGEKVKVKIPSGTQHGDLIKVSGHGMPRLRGNGRGDMYVRVNIEVPKIGMLEKVFKDGKKVEKLLKELKELLPEPERIKKR; encoded by the coding sequence ATGCCTTCCACTAAGAAGGATTACTATGAGATACTTGGAGTTCCAAAGAATGCGAGCCAGGAAGAGATAAAGAAAGCTTTTAGAAAGCTCGCGAGGAAGTATCATCCTGATATTAACAAGAGCCCAGAAGCGGAGGAAAAGTTCAAAGAGATAAACGAAGCCTATCAGGTTCTGTCAGACCCGGAAAAGAGGAAGCTGTACGACAAGTATGGACACGCAGCCTTTGAAGGTATGGGCGCTCAGGAGCAGGTGTACCAGAACATACCGAGCATAGATGAACTCCTCAACGAGATATTTGGTGGAGGTGGATTTGGAGACTTTTTTGACACCATTTTTGAGAGGGCTACCCGTGGAAAGAGAAGGGCAGGACACAGACCTGTCCGGGGAGATGACATATACAGAACCGTAGAGGTGTCCTTGGAGGAGGCTTTTAATGGAACAACTGTTAACGTTGACGTGGAGAGAGAGGTAGAATGCCCCTCCTGTAAAGGCATGGGTTATGACCAGAGCAAGGGTGTGAGGACCTGCCCTACATGTGGGGGAAGCGGGCAGGTGGTCCAGAGGCAGTTCTTTATGACCATAGCTCAGACTTGTCCCACCTGTTACGGTGAGGGTGTGGTTTATGAGCTTTGTAAGGAGTGTAACGGGAGAGGAACCGTAAGAAAGACTGAAAGCATAAAGGTTAGAATTCCCCCTGGTGTTGATACGGGTTCAAAACTCCTCGTGGAAGGGAAAGGTCATGCGGGCAGGTTCGGTGGACCACCCGGAAACCTGTACATCCAGGTCAGGGTAAGACCTCACAAGATGTTTGAGAGAAGAGGTGATGACCTCTACATAGATGTAAATGTTACCTTCCCCGAGGCAGTCCTGGGAACGGAGATAGAGGTACCGACGATTTCAGGGGAAAAGGTGAAGGTAAAGATACCATCGGGTACCCAGCATGGAGACTTGATAAAGGTGAGTGGGCACGGCATGCCCCGGTTGAGGGGCAACGGTAGAGGGGACATGTACGTCAGGGTAAACATAGAAGTGCCAAAGATAGGAATGCTGGAAAAGGTGTTTAAAGACGGGAAGAAAGTAGAGAAGCTCTTGAAAGAACTTAAGGAGCTATTGCCAGAACCCGAAAGAATTAAAAAGAGGTAA
- a CDS encoding Do family serine endopeptidase: MRVLTLISILTLSFFLGCKAEPQISTVSEPRHEMNSGGVLEAFQNELSKVIDKVSPSVVTIFARQEVEFNPFEQFDLPFNLPIEPFKRERRSLGSGVIVKYDKGKLYILTNNHVVENAKSITVRFDKHTEKPAKVVGTDPKTDLAVIEVDAKGIEDAQSRIATLGDSDRVKVGQLAIAIGNPYGLERTVTVGVVSALRRSIGITQYESYIQTDAAINPGNSGGPLINIYGEVIGINTAIVASGQGLGFAIPINLAKWVMDQILEHGKVVRGWLGVVIQDITPDIAEAIGVKEGVLVAQVVKGGPADKAGLQVGDIIVSLDGKKIDSVRDLQFTVMKTKPGTVVELTVIRNGKEKNIKVKIGELPEKVGSGQIEGGSEDLGISLRDLSPQEKASLGVEGVLVVGVVPGSLADLSGLRPGDVIMRVNYKEVKSVREFQNIIEALREAGKAKALLLVRRGENNVYVALRLR, encoded by the coding sequence ATGAGAGTCCTAACCCTTATTTCCATACTTACGCTATCCTTCTTTCTGGGATGTAAGGCGGAGCCGCAGATATCAACCGTTTCGGAGCCAAGGCATGAGATGAACAGCGGAGGTGTTCTGGAAGCTTTTCAGAATGAACTTTCAAAAGTTATAGATAAGGTTTCTCCCTCCGTTGTCACCATATTCGCAAGGCAGGAGGTAGAGTTTAATCCCTTTGAACAGTTTGACCTTCCCTTTAACCTGCCCATAGAACCCTTTAAGAGGGAAAGACGTTCCCTTGGTTCTGGAGTGATAGTAAAGTATGACAAGGGTAAACTCTACATACTCACAAACAACCACGTGGTTGAGAATGCAAAAAGCATAACTGTCAGATTTGATAAGCATACGGAAAAGCCTGCCAAGGTGGTGGGAACCGATCCCAAGACAGACCTTGCGGTTATAGAGGTTGATGCTAAGGGTATTGAGGATGCCCAGAGCAGGATTGCGACCCTGGGTGATTCGGACAGGGTGAAGGTTGGACAGCTCGCCATAGCTATAGGAAATCCCTACGGACTTGAGAGGACCGTTACTGTGGGTGTGGTCTCTGCTCTCAGGAGAAGCATAGGCATAACCCAGTATGAGAGCTATATCCAGACAGATGCCGCCATAAATCCAGGTAACTCCGGGGGACCTCTCATAAACATATACGGAGAGGTCATAGGTATAAATACGGCTATTGTGGCTTCCGGACAGGGTCTCGGATTCGCCATTCCTATAAACCTTGCCAAATGGGTAATGGACCAGATCCTTGAGCACGGGAAGGTCGTTAGAGGCTGGCTTGGCGTTGTCATTCAAGACATCACCCCGGATATAGCGGAGGCTATAGGTGTAAAGGAGGGTGTACTCGTAGCACAGGTTGTAAAAGGTGGTCCAGCGGACAAAGCGGGGCTTCAGGTGGGAGACATCATAGTTTCCTTGGATGGCAAGAAGATTGACAGCGTTAGAGACCTCCAGTTTACTGTGATGAAAACGAAGCCGGGCACTGTAGTTGAACTTACCGTGATTAGAAACGGTAAGGAGAAAAATATAAAGGTGAAGATAGGGGAACTACCTGAAAAGGTGGGAAGTGGCCAGATTGAAGGAGGTTCTGAGGACCTCGGTATCTCCCTCAGAGATTTAAGTCCTCAGGAGAAGGCGAGTCTGGGTGTTGAAGGTGTCCTTGTCGTTGGTGTGGTTCCTGGGAGCTTGGCGGACTTAAGCGGACTCAGACCTGGAGATGTTATAATGAGGGTAAACTATAAAGAGGTGAAGAGTGTCAGGGAGTTTCAGAACATAATAGAAGCCCTAAGGGAGGCTGGGAAGGCGAAAGCCCTTCTCCTTGTGCGCAGAGGCGAAAACAATGTTTACGTGGCTTTAAGGTTAAGGTGA
- the lptB gene encoding LPS export ABC transporter ATP-binding protein — MLRAKNLKKNFKGRKVIKNVSLRLERGEVVGLLGPNGAGKTTLFNSLVGFVKVDGGVIEIDGEDITHLPPHERAKKGIAFLPQEHTLFEDLTVIDNLLIFLEFFTDSWEEAVTRAEALLEDFGLLSFRNQKAYTLSGGQKRRLEIARSLITKPKYIFFDEPFAGLDPIIVSDIRKMVRDLKHQDIGILITDHNVRETISIVDRVYIISEGKIIAKGHPSDVVELEDVRKTYLGEDFRL, encoded by the coding sequence ATGCTCAGAGCCAAAAACCTGAAAAAGAATTTCAAGGGTAGGAAGGTCATAAAGAACGTAAGCCTACGGTTGGAAAGGGGAGAGGTTGTTGGGCTTCTAGGACCAAATGGAGCGGGGAAAACAACCCTGTTCAACTCCCTTGTAGGTTTCGTGAAGGTAGATGGAGGTGTCATAGAGATTGACGGGGAGGACATAACCCACCTCCCACCCCACGAGAGGGCTAAGAAGGGGATAGCTTTCCTTCCTCAGGAGCATACTCTCTTTGAAGACCTGACGGTGATTGATAACCTACTGATCTTCCTTGAGTTCTTTACCGACAGCTGGGAAGAAGCTGTAACCAGAGCTGAGGCACTCCTTGAGGACTTTGGTCTTCTGTCCTTTAGAAACCAGAAAGCCTACACCCTATCAGGAGGGCAGAAGAGAAGACTTGAGATAGCCAGAAGCCTCATCACAAAACCAAAGTATATCTTCTTTGACGAGCCCTTTGCTGGACTTGACCCTATAATAGTCAGCGACATAAGGAAGATGGTAAGGGACCTTAAACATCAGGACATAGGTATACTCATAACAGACCACAACGTAAGGGAAACCATAAGCATAGTTGACAGGGTTTACATAATCTCAGAGGGAAAGATAATAGCCAAGGGGCATCCATCGGATGTAGTTGAGCTTGAAGATGTCAGAAAAACCTATCTGGGGGAGGACTTCAGGCTATAG
- a CDS encoding sigma-70 family RNA polymerase sigma factor: MPDTEQELINQYLKRISKIPLLTPEEEKELARKAQAGDEEALKKLVESNLRFVVSVAKQYIGYGLPFSELIAAGNLGLLEAAKRFDPERGVKFISYAVWWIRQAIMQALSQQTGAVRIPLKQSHLISKIGTIYAELAKELEREPVPEEVAEQLSKEMIAKELAKELGREPTEEEIEEKFNEEGYKVSPEEVEKYLQVCRIPLSLDAPVGENEDTFFVDFLSKHGTAEVEESVIQEVLEREIYDLLDKLPEKERRVIELRFGLKGNEPKTLREIGDILGVSRERVRQLETRALRKLRSLAMKRHLKDFLS, from the coding sequence ATGCCTGACACTGAACAGGAACTTATAAATCAGTACCTTAAGAGAATCTCAAAGATACCTCTACTCACGCCTGAAGAGGAGAAAGAGCTTGCCCGCAAGGCTCAGGCTGGGGACGAAGAGGCATTGAAGAAGCTAGTAGAGTCTAACCTTAGGTTCGTGGTAAGCGTGGCGAAGCAGTACATAGGCTACGGACTTCCCTTCTCGGAGTTGATAGCTGCAGGCAACTTAGGTCTTTTAGAGGCTGCCAAGAGGTTTGACCCGGAGAGGGGCGTAAAGTTCATATCCTACGCAGTATGGTGGATAAGGCAGGCAATAATGCAAGCCCTTTCCCAACAAACCGGTGCCGTGAGGATACCTCTGAAGCAATCTCATCTTATCAGTAAGATAGGCACTATATATGCAGAGCTGGCAAAGGAGCTTGAGAGGGAGCCTGTACCGGAAGAGGTTGCCGAACAGCTCAGTAAGGAGATGATAGCCAAGGAGTTAGCTAAGGAGCTCGGCAGGGAGCCTACGGAAGAGGAGATAGAAGAGAAGTTCAATGAGGAGGGCTACAAGGTCTCTCCAGAAGAGGTTGAAAAATACCTCCAGGTATGCAGGATACCGTTATCCCTTGATGCACCTGTGGGGGAGAATGAGGATACCTTCTTTGTAGACTTCCTCAGCAAACACGGAACAGCTGAGGTTGAAGAGAGTGTTATACAGGAAGTACTTGAGAGGGAAATATACGACCTTCTTGATAAGCTTCCCGAGAAGGAGAGAAGGGTTATTGAGCTTCGCTTCGGTTTGAAGGGAAATGAGCCTAAAACCCTTAGAGAGATAGGAGACATCTTGGGTGTGTCAAGGGAGAGGGTCCGTCAGCTTGAGACGAGAGCTCTTAGAAAGTTGAGAAGTTTAGCTATGAAGAGACACCTCAAGGACTTTTTGAGCTGA
- a CDS encoding putative bifunctional diguanylate cyclase/phosphodiesterase, with protein sequence MKVILLFALIILFSMFLAFVVDVLHSVKEVRRDIELAAERGAKFRTTAIRSVILGLFQADVSLVRLVEEKGTRALEPFMGTFTTCAVGEGFYLGEIKRELVEEALKSSNGRVLYFHLFPDNWLGISVVRWNGKAYLFCHNVPYIENLLSKKLGAIAKYGAEFYFGKRPQVSEGDIFVSYSNNYSNASMYVVVPLRSIIGALVVERVFLYVRLYFVFLLFLSLSYLIWGRLINYPINRLRHIVRELERGNFGVEFSDMTEAKDEFGSIARLLRAFSEETKRKLDKLELVLDTALGSISSPEEIYDFVKEALNRINTIFGVRGSLFVVEDGLSGKFPYLVYSDGLSDEDVDRLLEVYKEKRKGQLFLEEPACIRESGGRGCLSVSLFRIDEITWGGVVLDMDCDMDSVNEGYMKVICQHLFSTIKLTYLATTDHLTGIPNRRVLEYDLLKYSRIAKRYKKPLSLIMIDIDNFKGINDTYGHSAGDEVLKKIARLIGENVRETDSVYRYGGEEFAVLCPETDKVGAYELAERIRETVRRKRLHIGKGKVLYITVSLGVANFPEDTDKPEELLTVADISLHKAKSEGKDRTVTLLDGSDREFFLERFRKEKELRAHLRKGETVHHLQPIYDLNNDSVFGYELLFRVFDGKDSISMGEFVKYVEDRSLIEDIDRLTLTRLSKLLQDEELWSLCFFVNVSPSSLDRGRVLSELNLIPRHQRSRIYIEITERETFANIEGALKQIENLKNMGFRVVLDDFGSGFSSIFQLRHFVKYLDLIKVDGSFVKNIHRDPYNRAIVESIKTLADRFSIDLVAEYIESEEELTEVKRIGIRFGQGYYFGKGDVRAIA encoded by the coding sequence ATGAAGGTGATTTTGCTCTTTGCCCTTATCATACTCTTCTCCATGTTTCTCGCCTTCGTGGTTGATGTTCTCCATTCCGTTAAGGAGGTGCGTAGGGATATAGAGCTTGCCGCAGAAAGGGGAGCCAAGTTCCGGACCACTGCTATAAGGAGCGTTATACTCGGTCTTTTCCAGGCTGATGTTTCTCTTGTAAGGCTAGTGGAGGAGAAAGGAACGAGAGCGCTGGAACCATTCATGGGTACCTTTACTACCTGCGCTGTAGGTGAAGGCTTTTACCTGGGGGAGATCAAGAGAGAGCTTGTAGAGGAGGCATTGAAAAGCTCCAATGGAAGGGTACTTTACTTCCATCTTTTTCCTGATAACTGGCTTGGTATATCCGTTGTTAGGTGGAACGGAAAGGCTTACCTTTTCTGCCACAACGTTCCTTACATTGAAAACTTGCTCTCTAAAAAGCTCGGAGCTATAGCTAAGTACGGAGCTGAGTTTTATTTCGGTAAACGCCCCCAAGTCTCCGAGGGGGACATATTTGTCTCTTACAGCAATAATTACTCCAACGCCAGTATGTACGTTGTCGTTCCCCTCAGGAGCATAATAGGCGCACTGGTGGTTGAGAGGGTTTTCTTATATGTAAGGCTTTACTTCGTATTCCTGCTTTTTCTTTCCCTTTCCTACCTCATATGGGGGAGGCTCATAAACTATCCCATAAACAGGCTCAGGCATATAGTCAGGGAGCTTGAGAGGGGAAACTTCGGGGTTGAATTTTCCGATATGACGGAGGCTAAGGATGAGTTTGGAAGCATAGCCAGGCTACTCAGAGCTTTCTCTGAAGAAACAAAGAGGAAACTTGATAAGCTGGAGCTGGTCCTTGACACCGCCCTCGGGAGCATAAGCTCCCCGGAGGAGATTTACGACTTCGTAAAGGAAGCCTTAAACAGGATCAACACCATCTTTGGTGTGAGGGGTTCGCTCTTCGTTGTGGAGGACGGTCTAAGTGGGAAGTTCCCTTACCTTGTATATTCTGATGGACTCAGCGACGAGGATGTTGACCGCCTACTTGAGGTTTACAAAGAGAAGAGGAAGGGACAGCTCTTTCTTGAGGAGCCAGCCTGCATAAGGGAGAGCGGTGGAAGAGGTTGCCTCAGTGTTTCCCTCTTTCGGATAGATGAGATAACCTGGGGTGGTGTGGTTTTGGACATGGACTGCGATATGGATTCAGTGAACGAAGGCTACATGAAGGTTATATGCCAGCATCTCTTTAGCACTATAAAGCTTACCTACCTGGCAACCACAGACCATCTAACGGGTATACCAAACAGGAGGGTTCTTGAGTACGACCTGCTGAAATACTCAAGAATAGCAAAGAGGTATAAAAAACCCTTAAGTTTGATAATGATAGACATAGATAACTTCAAGGGAATTAACGATACCTACGGGCATTCCGCCGGAGATGAGGTTCTTAAAAAGATAGCCAGGCTCATAGGGGAGAACGTGAGGGAAACGGACTCGGTTTACAGGTACGGAGGAGAAGAGTTTGCGGTGCTGTGCCCCGAAACCGATAAGGTTGGAGCCTATGAGCTTGCTGAAAGGATAAGGGAAACGGTAAGGAGGAAGAGGCTTCACATAGGTAAAGGTAAGGTCCTTTACATAACCGTGAGCCTTGGTGTGGCTAATTTTCCTGAGGATACTGATAAGCCGGAGGAGCTCCTTACAGTGGCTGACATAAGCCTTCACAAGGCTAAGTCGGAGGGGAAGGACAGGACGGTGACCTTGCTGGATGGTTCCGACAGGGAGTTCTTTCTTGAACGCTTCAGGAAAGAGAAGGAGCTCAGGGCTCACCTGCGCAAGGGAGAAACCGTTCATCACCTCCAGCCTATATACGACCTTAATAACGATAGCGTGTTCGGATATGAGCTTCTGTTCAGGGTCTTTGACGGGAAGGACTCCATCTCTATGGGCGAGTTTGTCAAGTACGTGGAAGACCGGAGTTTGATAGAGGACATTGACAGACTTACCTTAACCAGGCTCTCTAAGCTCCTTCAGGATGAAGAACTCTGGTCCCTTTGCTTCTTTGTAAATGTTTCCCCTTCTTCCCTTGATAGAGGTAGGGTTCTCTCAGAGCTGAATTTGATACCGAGACACCAGAGGTCAAGGATATACATAGAGATAACAGAGAGAGAGACTTTTGCAAACATAGAAGGGGCTTTAAAGCAGATTGAGAACCTGAAAAATATGGGTTTCAGGGTCGTGCTGGATGATTTTGGTAGTGGTTTTTCTTCAATATTCCAGCTAAGGCATTTTGTCAAGTATCTTGACCTCATAAAGGTGGACGGCTCTTTTGTTAAGAACATACACAGAGACCCTTACAACAGAGCTATAGTTGAGAGCATAAAGACCCTTGCCGACAGGTTTTCCATAGACTTGGTTGCGGAATATATAGAGAGCGAGGAGGAATTGACCGAGGTCAAGAGAATAGGGATAAGGTTCGGACAGGGATACTACTTCGGTAAAGGAGATGTAAGGGCTATAGCCTGA
- a CDS encoding alpha/beta fold hydrolase, with amino-acid sequence MALISPVFIHGWAFSSKVFGRLEGIKIDLPAHGESREPYRDFNSLVNSLALSLPGKHDLVGWSMGGTIALLLALKFPSKVNRLFLVGTSPYFGDAWSEKNLRAFKLRIKKEGLSYFRKLAYPRDFEDKLEEDQAMKMLDDYVETDLRPWLSLLGKKTFIIHGERDRIVPFVEALKLYNFIKGSKLIVLPGGHFPAEDETGLLSTLLKVGKDL; translated from the coding sequence ATGGCTCTGATAAGTCCTGTGTTTATTCACGGTTGGGCTTTCTCCTCAAAGGTCTTTGGAAGGTTAGAGGGGATAAAGATAGACCTCCCTGCCCACGGTGAGAGTAGGGAGCCTTATAGAGACTTCAACTCCCTTGTCAATTCCCTGGCTCTCTCTTTACCTGGCAAGCATGACCTTGTAGGGTGGTCAATGGGGGGAACAATAGCACTCTTGCTTGCGTTAAAATTTCCCTCCAAGGTTAACAGACTGTTCCTCGTTGGAACGTCCCCTTACTTCGGAGATGCTTGGTCTGAGAAGAACTTGCGGGCATTCAAACTCAGAATCAAGAAGGAGGGACTTTCTTACTTCAGAAAGTTAGCCTACCCCAGAGATTTTGAAGACAAGCTTGAAGAGGACCAAGCTATGAAGATGCTTGATGACTATGTGGAGACCGACCTAAGACCGTGGCTATCGCTTCTTGGAAAGAAGACCTTTATAATCCATGGGGAGAGAGATCGGATAGTTCCTTTTGTAGAAGCCTTAAAGCTTTACAATTTTATAAAAGGGAGTAAACTTATAGTCCTCCCTGGAGGTCATTTCCCTGCTGAAGATGAAACGGGCTTACTCTCTACGCTTCTCAAGGTCGGCAAAGACCTATGA
- a CDS encoding class I SAM-dependent methyltransferase — protein sequence MKRAYSLRFSRSAKTYEKWALPQRETALRLVELVRPSGVILDLGCGTGFVSSLLPDRCVTLGLDLSDKMAQAYRERFGTAVVGDAENLPFKDKSFDFVLSNFSLHWTELSRSLPEALRVAREGIGLAVPVEGSLQGLNFPFPSVSRVMNFVEGYESSYFLENIEVPFQGWELVKFFHYTGSSLNPLRKRPLTKREILNLINSIERAFFRVLFLYVRL from the coding sequence ATGAAACGGGCTTACTCTCTACGCTTCTCAAGGTCGGCAAAGACCTATGAAAAGTGGGCTCTCCCCCAGAGAGAGACCGCTCTGAGGCTCGTTGAGCTTGTAAGACCGAGCGGTGTAATTCTTGACCTTGGTTGCGGAACTGGCTTCGTGTCCTCTCTTCTTCCAGACAGATGCGTCACCCTTGGTCTTGACCTTTCAGATAAGATGGCTCAGGCTTATAGGGAGAGGTTCGGCACTGCTGTGGTTGGGGATGCGGAGAACCTTCCTTTTAAGGATAAGAGTTTTGACTTCGTTCTGAGTAACTTCTCTCTTCACTGGACAGAGCTTTCCAGAAGCCTGCCGGAGGCTTTAAGGGTCGCGAGGGAAGGTATTGGGCTTGCTGTACCTGTGGAGGGGAGTCTCCAAGGACTGAATTTCCCCTTCCCGAGTGTGAGTCGTGTGATGAACTTTGTAGAAGGTTATGAGAGCTCATACTTCCTTGAGAATATAGAAGTCCCCTTTCAGGGGTGGGAGTTGGTCAAGTTCTTTCATTACACAGGCAGCTCCCTTAATCCCCTTCGCAAACGACCTCTAACCAAAAGGGAAATCCTGAACCTGATAAACTCTATAGAAAGAGCTTTCTTTCGTGTGCTATTTTTGTATGTAAGGCTATGA